In one window of Xiphophorus hellerii strain 12219 chromosome 23, Xiphophorus_hellerii-4.1, whole genome shotgun sequence DNA:
- the ids gene encoding iduronate 2-sulfatase isoform X2 gives MNPGVFTWLFLLLLAAATAERSNVLFIVSDDLRTSLGCYGDTLANSPNIDQLASKSQVFLNAFAQQAVCAPSRTSMLTSRRPDTTRLYDFNSYWRVHSGNYTTLPQHFKSEGYYTMSVGKVFHPGIASNHTDDYPYSWSIPAYHPFSFRFEKQKMCKGEDGQLHANLLCAVNVTEQPGGTLPDLESTDEAVRLLKSRASDGAPFFLAVGFHKPHIPFRIPQEYLSLYPLDKMTLAPDPDVPQRLPPVAYNPWTDVRKREDVQKLNVSFPYGPIPKDFQLRIRQHYYAAVSYMDAQVGRLLSTLDALGLTDSTMVVFTSDHGWSLGEHGEWAKYSNFDVVTRVPLIMFVPGVTDSHSSPGASTFPFIDVLTQPEYSFTNARVIQNTVELVDIFPTVSNMTGLPALKECPEVSFQVQLCTEGRNLAQTFHQRERGRNPDILAFSQYPRPSDTPQNNSDLPDLQDIKVMGYSMRNRAYRYTVWLGFNPRTFQVNLTDVHGGELYMLEDDPGQDKNIYGDHDHIMLMKKMASLPPDVSLRTRMRLQLYHYTAGLKTNAGKV, from the exons ATGAACCCGGGAGTTTTTACGTGGCTTTTCCTGCTGTTACTTGCTGCGGCCACAGCAG AGAGGAGTAATGTCCTCTTCATTGTGTCGGATGATCTGCGGACATCCCTGGGTTGTTATGGAGACACACTCGCGAACTCTCCCAACATTGACCAGCTGGCATCCAAAAGCCAAGTCTTCCTCAATGCGTTTGCCCAG CAAGCCGTGTGCGCTCCCAGTCGCACATCCATGTTGACCAGTCGCAGACCGGACACGACCAGACTCTATGACTTCAACTCCTACTGGAGAGTCCACTCTGGGAACTACACTACTCTGCCGCAGCACTTTAAATCTGAAGGCTACTACACCATGTCAGTGGGGAAGGTGTTTCATCCAG GAATTGCTTCAAACCACACTGATGACTACCCCTACAGCTGGTCTATTCCTGCATATCACCCATTTTCCTTTAGATTTGAGAAGCAAAAG ATGTGTAAAGGCGAGGACGGTCAGCTCCACGCCAACCTGCTGTGTGCGGTTAACGTGACGGAGCAGCCTGGGGGAACCCTGCCGGACCTGGAGAGCACCGACGAAGCGGTGAGGCTACTGAAGAGTCGGGCCAGCGACGGAGCGCCTTTCTTCCTGGCTGTGGGCTTTCACAAACCGCACATACCTTTCAGGATCCCACAG GAGTACCTGAGCCTATACCCCTTAGATAAAATGACTTTGGCCCCTGACCCAGATGTTCCCCAGCGCCTTCCTCCTGTAGCCTACAATCCCTGGACCGATGTGAGAAAGAGGGAGGACGTTCAGAAACTAAATGTCAGCTTTCCATACGGACCAATTCCTAAAGACttccag CTGCGTATCCGTCAGCACTACTACGCCGCTGTGTCTTACATGGACGCTCAGGTTGGGAGGCTTCTCAGCACTCTTGATGCTCTCGGGTTGACTGACAGCACAATGGTGGTTTTCACATCTGATCATG GTTGGTCGTTAGGCGAACACGGCGAGTGGGCTAAATACTCTAATTTTGACGTGGTGACACGTGTTCCCCTCATCATGTTTGTCCCTGGGGTCACGGACTCCCACAGCTCTCCAGGAGCGTCTACTTTCCCCTTTATTGACGTTTTAACCCAACCAGAGTACAGCTTCACAA ATGCTAGAGTTATCCAAAACACAGTGGAGCTGGTGGATATTTTTCCTACAGTTTCTAACATGACCGGCCTCCCAGCACTTAAGGAATGCCCTGAAGTTTCTttccag GTGCAGCTGTGCACAGAAGGAAGGAACCTGGCCCAGACCTTTCACCAGAGAGAACGAGGGAGGAACCCTGACATCCTGGCTTTCAGCCAATACCCTCGTCCCTCTGACACCCCGCAG AACAACTCTGACCTTCCTGATCTCCAAGACATCAAGGTGATGGGTTACTCGATGCGTAACCGGGCCTACAGATACACCGTGTGGCTTGGCTTCAATCCCAGAACCTTCCAG GTGAACTTGACGGATGTTCACGGGGGGGAGCTGTACATGTTGGAAGACGACCCCGGGCAGGACAAGAACATCTACGGCGACCATGACCACATTATGCTGATGAAGAAGATGGCCAGCCTTCCTCCT GACGTGAGTCTGCGGACAAGAATGAGGCTCCAGCTCTATCACTACACAGCAGGACTGAAGACAAACGCAGGGAAGGTGTGA
- the ids gene encoding iduronate 2-sulfatase isoform X1: MNPGVFTWLFLLLLAAATAERSNVLFIVSDDLRTSLGCYGDTLANSPNIDQLASKSQVFLNAFAQQAVCAPSRTSMLTSRRPDTTRLYDFNSYWRVHSGNYTTLPQHFKSEGYYTMSVGKVFHPGIASNHTDDYPYSWSIPAYHPFSFRFEKQKTTDGCSYNSRMLAMERVQHADTVALVERVERLCDSVMARNNAVLKRLGHSIRQKPSPSLRLLDFQPKSSESPRRRASSRKTCHFPPINGKQVSCPNKALDEPFFDTKLPLGSELVALPCEMTETPGRARKPSPNALVGSVDTLSTMDTHTPSELTSISLGPYLPLTPSCLPPAPANGASQILVKIKQAEPDQNIVGCKEDSVSANVEQVIKRQNQFLLIHQLPSIASADLRETLKVSALPLQFAHPPKVAPLPRSALLPKAAPPPEVELLRKAAPPPRAVHPPKAAPHPKVTIVHIAEPPSNAAPHAKSAPHAKSAPHAKSAPHAKSAPHAKVTIVHIAEPPSNAAPPFTAAPLPKFAPHPKSASHRKALLPLKSTPLHIVNAARFPKVAPHPKSASPPKTKPRKVASLHAVAPASKIVPPSTSAPLPIVAPHPKPAPPPKATPKVAILHIAAPPPNAAPPSTAAPPFKATLPPKSLLHLKATPLHIAAPPSNAAPLPKVAPSSTAAPPPKAPPLHTVAALSKVVPPPNASPPLMAASLPKAPLPLKAPPLQRAAPLSTAAPLLKVAPLPTVPPLSNVPPPPKVTPRPTAAPPPTPTSPNRRLQRKAIYLQRYRR, from the exons ATGAACCCGGGAGTTTTTACGTGGCTTTTCCTGCTGTTACTTGCTGCGGCCACAGCAG AGAGGAGTAATGTCCTCTTCATTGTGTCGGATGATCTGCGGACATCCCTGGGTTGTTATGGAGACACACTCGCGAACTCTCCCAACATTGACCAGCTGGCATCCAAAAGCCAAGTCTTCCTCAATGCGTTTGCCCAG CAAGCCGTGTGCGCTCCCAGTCGCACATCCATGTTGACCAGTCGCAGACCGGACACGACCAGACTCTATGACTTCAACTCCTACTGGAGAGTCCACTCTGGGAACTACACTACTCTGCCGCAGCACTTTAAATCTGAAGGCTACTACACCATGTCAGTGGGGAAGGTGTTTCATCCAG GAATTGCTTCAAACCACACTGATGACTACCCCTACAGCTGGTCTATTCCTGCATATCACCCATTTTCCTTTAGATTTGAGAAGCAAAAG ACCACAGACGGCTGCAGCTACAACTCCCGGATGCTGGCGATGGAGAGAGTTCAGCATGCCGACACGGTTGCCCTCGTTGAGCGCGTAGAGAGGCTATGTGACTCTGTGATGGCCAGGAACAACGCTGTTCTGAAGAGACTGGGCCACTCCATCCGGCAGAAACCCTCTCCCTCGCTTCGGCTCCTGGACTTCCAGCCAAAGTCCTCCGAATCCCCCCGCAGACGAGCGAGCAGCAGGAAGACCTGCCATTTTCCCCCTATAAATGGGAAGCAGGTAAGCTGCCCCAACAAGGCCCTGGATGAGCCCTTCTTTGACACAAAGCTCCCACTGGGAAGTGAGCTGGTGGCGCTGCCCTGTGAGATGACTGAAACTCCGGGTCGAGCCAGAAAGCCAAGCCCCAACGCTTTGGTTGGATCTGTGGACACCCTGAGCACCATGGACACCCACACTCCCAGTGAGCTCACCTCCATTTCACTGGGCCCATATCTGCCATTGACGCCGTCTTGTCTTCCTCCAGCCCCAGCAAATGGAGCATCTCAAATCCTGGTGAAAATCAAACAAGCAG aaccagatcagaacaTAGTTGGATGCAAAGAGGATTCAGTTTCAGCCAACGTGGAGCAGGTGATAAAAAGACAGAATCAATTCCTGCTTATCCACCAACTCCCATCTATAGCTTCAGCTGATCTTAGAGAGACACTTAAAGTTTCTGCACTGCCTCTTCAATTTGCACATCCTCCTAAAGTTGCACCACTTCCTAGATCTGCACTTCTTCCCAAAGCTGCACCTCCGCCTGAAGTTGAATTGCTTCGTAAAGCAGCACCTCCCCCTAGAGCTGTACATCCTCCCAAAGCAGCACCTCATCCTAAAGTCACAATTGTTCATATAGCTGAACCTCCTTCAAATGCAGCACCTCATGCCAAATCTGCACCTCATGCCAAATCTGCACCTCATGCCAAATCTGCACCTCATGCCAAATCTGCACCTCATGCTAAAGTCACAATTGTTCATATAGCTGAACCTCCTTCAAATGCAGCACCTCCTTTTACAGCTGCACCTCTTCCCAAATTTGCACCTCATCCTAAATCTGCATCTCATCGTAAAGCCCTGCTTCCTCTTAAATCCACGCCTCTTCATATAGTTAATGCCGCACGTTTTCCCAAAGTGGCACCTCATCCTAAATCTGCATCTCCCCCTAAAACCAAACCTCGTAAAGTGGCATCTCTTCATGCAGTTGCACCTGCTTCTAAAATTGTTCCTCCTTCTACATCTGCACCTCTTCCCATAGTGGCACCTCATCCTAAACCTGCACCTCCTCCTAAAGCCACACCTAAAGTCGCAATTCTTCATATAGCTGCACCTCCTCCAAATGCAGCACCTCCTTCTACAGCTGCACCTCCTTTTAAAGCCACACTGCCTCCTAAATCCCTTCTTCATCTTAAAGCCACACCCCTTCATATAGCTGCACCTCCTTCTAATGCTGCACCTCTTCCCAAAGTTGCGCCTTCTAGTACAGCCGCACCTCCTCCTAAAGCCCCACCTCTTCATACAGTTGCAGCTCTTTCCAAAGTGGTACCTCCTCCTAATGCCTCACCTCCTCTTATGGCTGCATCTCTTCCCAAAGCGCCACTTCCTCTTAAAGCCCCACCTCTTCAAAGAGCTGCCCCTCTTTCTACAGCTGCCCCTCTTCTCAAAGTTGCACCTCTTCCCACAGTGCCACCTCTCTCCAATGTGCCACCTCCTCCTAAAGTCACGCCTCGTCCTACAGCCGCACCTCCTCCTACACCGACCTCTCCCAACAGAAGACTGCAACGAAAAGCCATTTACCTCCAGCGGTATCGCAGATAG